The genomic segment AGAAAAACTGGGCCAGTTATGGTCGTTGACCAGGGGGATCAGGTCCTGCAGGTTGTGTTCGGAAGTGCCTTCCCGGATCATGACATGCATGCCCTTGGCCAGCTTTTCCGCAGCTTCCTCCAGGCTGACGCATTCGTGGTCGCTTCGGGGACCGGCCAGGATGTAGGTGTTGAGTTCCTTGCCCTTGAGACCAGGAGCATGGCCATCGATTGTCAGTGACCGGGCCATGTCCAGCTTGGCCATTACCCCGGGCTCCTGATTGATGACCCCGGGGAAATTCATCATCTCGCCCAGCCCCAGGAATCTGTCCGGATACTTGTAGTAAAGTTCTCTCAGGTCGTTGGCAGCCAGGGACGCTCCAGCGGTTTCCATATGGGTGGCCGGAACACATGAAGGCAGCATGAAATATATGCGTACCGGCAGGTGGGCAGTGGATTCCAGAAAGTATTCTATGCCTTCAGTTCCAAGCACATTGGCTATTTCATGGGGGTCACAGACCACAGTGGCTGTGCCCCGGCCGGCTGCAGCCCGGGCAAATTCAGGGGGTGAAAGAAGGGTGGATTCCACATGGATATGGGCTTCAATAAAGCCGGGACAAAGATAAGCGCCCTGGGCGTTGATCACCTTTTCAGCCCTGTATTCCTCAAAACCCAGGACAATCCCGTCCTTGACAGCAACACTGCAGGCCTCGATTCCACCGGACAGGGTGTTGACCAGATTAACGTTGGTCATCAACAGGTCTGCAGGTCCATCTCCTTTGGCGGCTTCCAGGAGTTTTGAGCTGATGCGGGTGGAAACAGGCAAGATCATCCCCCTTTGCTAAAGAAAGATTGTCCCTGGACCGTGGACAGTAAGTCCGAAGCAGGCACCGGGTTAATTCCCCGGACCCGGTCCGGACAAATGAACCCCTGCAGCCCGTTGCAGGCAACCCGGCCTTGATAAACCCGTTTATAATTAATTTCAAGAGGAACAAAACCAGGTTCTGGTCAATGACTGGCAGCAGGCAGGAACGGACAACCGGTCATGTCCGGGGCTGATTTTACCGGTCAACCTTCAAGGGCCGGACCTGCAGAGTGAGGCCTGTGTTGTCCTCAACCACCACCAGGGTTCCGGGTTCCAGCAGATCACCGTTCAGATTAACAGCCTGCCAGATCTCACCCCGCAGAGTCACCTGCCCCTTTGGGTCCAGGGCTGTGCAGACAACTGCCCGGGAACCGTGGAGCCTGGCAATGACGCTTTGGGGGCTGGATTTGAGAGCTTTTCTGTAAAGAGGGTAAAAGGCAATGTCTTTGATGATCCAGGCCGACACAATCAGCCAGCCAGTCCAGGCTGAGATCCAGGCCTGATCCCAGACAAACCGGACTATGATCCCCAAAAGGAGAAAGCCGGGGATCTGAAGCAGGGTATATAAAACTGGAGGCTTCATATCAGGCTGGTACCTGGTACTCTGTGTGGATTACAACCCTTGAAGTTCATGATAACGGCCTTTAATCCAAAAATAATCTGTCAGCCTGAACAGGCCGGAATTCCATTGATTCTTTACCGGATTTTTCCAGTCTTTTTGGGAGTAAACCGCATCCACTTGGATGTGCAAACATGTTTATTGTGGCTGCAGAACTCGATCCTTGTCCAGGACCTGGGCTTTTGATAAATTTATACTTGAATTATCGTTAGTTATCAAGGGCGTTCAACTGCCAGGACCAGGTGACCTTATTGCGGCAAATGGGCCCTGGTTGACTGATTCAAGTTTTCATTCTGATGGAGACACATAATGATTTTGGCGCGGTTGAATTTTTTGCTGTGGACACCTTTGCTGCAGGGATTTACCGGACCTGGCTGGGCCCTGGGTGAGCCAGGGGTTGCTGCCCGGCTGGGATCAATCCTGATGCTCTTTATCCTGGTTCTGATGCTTATGGAAAGATGGTCCAGGAAGGGCAAAATGACTTATACTGTTGGCTCGTATAAAAGGCTTCCCAGGTATTCCCTCTCCAGGTCCGGATCAGCTTTCAGCGAAGTTAATGAACTGGAAGGGGCAGTTACGGGAGGTGAGGTTAAAACAGTTTTTGGTGCTGTTCCGACCAGAGACAAGGAAACAAAGTGTCCCTGAGACTCGATTTTAAAAGGACATTTGTTTTCGCTGCAGTCAAGTCTGGTATATCTTTATCCAGTGAACCGCCCCGAACATGCACAGCTTGAACAGGCTGTGTTTCAGCTTTCCATTAAAAACATGATCAAAGAGCAGCTTAACCGCCCTGCCATTGATAAGCCTTGTTTCAGCAGTCCCTGACCAATGGTAAAGGACTGCTGCCATGCCCATGGCTGTCAGCTTCAATCACTGGATCGGTCATAACTGGTTCATGCCTTCAAGCTGATCACCTTGTCCATGTATTTCAGTCCGGCCTGCCTGTGATTGATGAGGATTACGGTCTTGCCCTGCATGACCTCGGCCAGAGTCTTCCAGAGTTCATCCTCAGTAGCAGGGTCCAGTCCTTCAGTGGGTTCATCAAGAAAAAGTATCCTGGATTTTTTGAGCAGGGTCCTGGCAATGCTTAAACGTCTGCCCTGCCCTCCGGACAACCTGGTTCCAGCCTGGCCCACCAGGGTATCCAGGCCATGGGGAAGTGAACGGACATAGTCTTCAAGTTTTGCTGTCCCCAGGGCAGCGTAAAGGTGCCGGTCTGAAGCTTCAGGGTCAGCCAGCAGAAGATTTTCCCGGATGGTAGCATTAAACAGGTAAGTGTCCTGGGCCACAACCCCGATCCAGGAACGGATCCTCCAGGAATCATACTTGCCAAGCTCATGTCCCCCCAGAAAAATCTGCCCTTGGTCCGGGACGTAAAACTTCAGAAGCAGGTTAACAAGGCTGGTTTTCCCGGATCCTGTCGGACCTGTAATCCCTACTTTCTGACCTGATTCAATCCTGAAGCTCAAGTCCTGATGCACTGGAACTGTTCTTCCTGGATAGACAAAGCTTACCTTTTTAAATTCAATGTCCCATTTATCAGGTTCGGGCATGACTGTCTGGGGTTCTTTTATAACACCAGGCTGGTTGATAATGGAAAACAGTCTTTCTGCAGATGCCCTGGTTCTGCCCCAGGCCTTAAGGGCTGATGGCAGCTGCTGAACGCCTTCAAAGCTGAGGAGCGCCAGAACCGCCAGCATGGGCAGATTCTGGGGGGACAAGGTCCCGGCCTCCACCAGGGGGATGGATATAATCAGGACACCCCACAGGGCCAGGCCTGTAAAGAGAATCAGGCCTGACTCGGAAAGGGCTTCTATGCGCATAAGTCCTGTCTGAATCAGGGCCTGGTTTCGATTCTCCTGCAGGAGTAATTTGGCCACATTGCGGGTCTGACCAAAGACTATCAGCTCTTCTAAGCCCCTTGCCAGATCTATGGCCGTAGTACGCATCAAAACAAGGGACTGGACCTGAGCCCTGCCTTTGGAGGACCCCAGGTGCAGGGTGGCCAGGGGCAGGGCTGCACCGGCCAGGGCCCACATCAGACCAAGATGCAGGGCCATGGCCAGACTGAAATTAAGGACAAAGATGAACACCAGAGACAGGACAAGAACAGCTGAAAGTACCGGGAGAACAAAGCGCAGATAAAATTCATCCAGGTTGTCAATGTCGGACTTGATCCTGGAAAAGATGTCCCCACTGTGCAGGTCCTTGATTCCAGCCGGGGCAATGGGCTCCAGCCGTCTGAAAAACCAGACCCGAAGCCATGTCAGCAGTTTGAAGGTGGCCTGGTGAGAAACCAGTCTTTCAGCGTATCTGCCAAGAGTACGCACTATGGCCAGGGTTCTGATCCCTCCTGCAGGCAGGTGGTAATTAAAGGGGACCCCGCTTATTCCAGCCAGGGCCATACAGGCCAGAAACCAGGCTGCAAGGCTTAAAAGTGCGGCATTGGCCAAGAGGGTGATGGCTGAACAGACAACTCCCAGGAGCATCCACTTCCACTGGGAAAGCAAGAGTCTGAGTAATGGATAGAGCACGTTCATGATATGTCTTCCAGGCCCTGTCAGGTAATCCGAACTATGTTTCGGGCCCTGGGAAGTATTTCCTCATCGTGAGCAACCATAATTACGCATTTTGTCCGGGCCATTTCCAGAATGGATTCATAAATCATGTCTCTTACTTTTTTATCCAGGCCTGCACCAGGTTCGTCCAGAAGAACCAGGGGAGCATCCCGGATAAAGGTTCTGGCCAGGGCCACCCTTTGCCGCTGCCCTCCTGACAGATGGGCCCCGTCTTCTCCGGCAATGGTTTCATAGCCCTGGGGCAGAGAGTCAATTTCCCTGTGGACCCGGGCCTTGACTGCGGCATCCCGGACCTGTTCCAGAGGTGCTGCTCCGCGGCCTGTTCTGATATTGTCTGCAATGCTCCGGCTCAGCAGGTGCGGTTTCTGGGGAAGAAACGCAACATGTTTTAGCCATGAGGCTTGATCTAAACTGTGCAGGTCCATCCTGTTCACCAGGACCTTTCCTGAGTCAGGTTTAAGCAGTCCGAGAATCAGCCGGAGGCTGGTTGTTTTTCCGTGTCCACTGGTCCCGATCAGGCAGGTCAGGCCAGGGCCTGGAGCCTGGAAGCTGAGATTGGAAATGATTTTTTGACCACCCGGATATGCATAAGAGACCCGGTCAAACTCAATTTCAACTGAGCCAAACCCGGCTGTGATGGTTCCTGATCCAGGGGAGTGTTCTGGCAGATCCAAAAAATCAACCACTTTTTCCGCAGCAGAAACAGCCGACATTTTAGAATGAAAATGGGTCCCAAGGTTTCTTAAAGGCAGGTAAAATTCAGGGGCCAGGATCAGAATAAAGAACGCGCTTCCAAAAAGCATGTCCCCCCAGAGCAGTCTGAAACCGATGATTACAGCCACCACAGCCACACTGACCGTGGCCATGAACTCCAGGACCAGTGAACTCAGAAAGGCTACCTTAAGCACCGACAGAGTACTTTGGGCGTATTCACTGGATACCTGCTCAACAACCTTGGCCTCTCTTTTCCCGGCATTAAACATTTTCAGGGTTGTCAGACCCTGGATGGCATCAAGAAACCTGTGGCTCAGGCGGTTGATTCTCTCCCACTGGGCCTGATTCAGGGATTCTGCTTTTCTGCCGATGACAATCATGAAAAAAGGGATAAATGGTGCAGTAAGAAGCAGGATAAGCCCGGACACCCAGTCCAGGGGAAAAATGAAAAATAAGATGGCCGGGGGAATCATGGCTGCCAGGGCCAGTTGAGGCAGGTATCCGGAAAAGTATCCGTCCAGGGATTCAACTCCGTCCACCATCAGATTGACCATCTCACCGGAAGATTTGAGGCTGGTGTTGACCGGATCCAGAGAGTGCAGTTTCCTGAAAAGGGTTTCCCGGATTGTTTGCTTCACTTTGACTGCAGCCAGGCCTGAGAAATATCTTGAGCACCAGATGAGCCCGGTCCTGCAGACAATCAACCCCAGGATAAGCCAAAGTCCGGGCAGGACATCTACAAGCCCGTGATCATCAAAGATCACATGGTGGACTGTCCAGGCCAGGACAGAAGCCTGAATGATCAGCAGAATACCTGCACCAAGGCCTAAGCCTGTTGATAGTACAAGGCAGGTTGAGGCCGGTCTGATAAATCCTTCCAGCCACTTTTTTACTCGCAAGTCAGGCAATTTCTTTCCTGTTACAAGGAGGGAATAATGGCTCTGCCCAGCCGGGCAGGATACCCGGCTGGGCAGAGTCGGGCCTAATAAGCCTCTTCATATTCAAGGTCTTCCTGAGTGATCTTATGACCGAAGCGGATATGCACCCAGGCCTGGTAGGCAATAACCAGAGGCACAAAGGTCAGGGCCACCCCGAGCATGATCTGGAGGGTAAGGGTGCTGGAAGCTGAATTGGCAATGGTCATGCTGTACGCCGGATCAATGGTGGAAGGCAGGAGTTTGGGAAAAAGCCCGATAACCCCAAACAGAGTTACTCCAATGATGCCTGCAGCCGATGATGCCCAGGCCTTCCATTGTTCGCCATTATCCAAGTATTTCCTGGTAAGGACCAGACCGGTGACCGGGAGAAGCAGGACAATGAACAGGGCCGGATTATTCAGGTAATTGTCAAAAAGGCTGGTATACAAGAGGCTCAACCCCAGAAAAACAACAACCATGACCAGTACAGCCACCCACATCTTTCTGGCCAGGCTGGTTGCTCTTTTTTCCAGTTCTCCACTGCTTTTCACAGCCAGCCAGAGACTGCCGTGCATGGAAAACATGACCACAAAGAGCACCCCTCCGGCCAGTCCGTATGGATTGAGCAGGGTCAGCAGGTTGCCTTCATTGATCTGCTGGGCATTGAGGGGAATGCCCATAAAGATATTGGCAAAGGCCACCCCGAAAAGAAGGGCCGGCAGAAAACTGCCCAGTACATTACATCCATCCCAGAACTTCCTCCACGAGTCACTGTCTACTTTGCGTCTGAACTCATAGGACACGCCCCTGAATATAAGTGCGAAAAGGAGCAGAAGCAAGGGAGTGTAGAGGCTGCTGAAAAGAACAGCGTAGGTTGCAGGAAAGGCTGCAAAGGTCACTCCCCCGGCTGTGATCAGCCAGACCTGATTACCGTCCCAGAACGGACCGGCAGCATTATAGATAACTCGTTTGTCAGTCTCTCCCTGAGCCAGAAAAGGCATGTTCATGCCCAGTCCCAGATCATATCCGTCCAGGGCGAAATAGACCGCCCATAATATTCCCCAGAGCAAAAACCAGGTGGTCTCAAGCATGGGTTACCTCCCAGTTAAAATGTTTGTTAACAGCATGGTAATTGGTTTGATGCGGGTTAATAATTGTTGAATGTCCGCCGGGCTATTCCTGGACTGCTGGTTCCGGTCCTTTGCGTCCGTATTTGGACAAAAGAAACACGCACAAAGCCACCAGAAGTCCGTAGATGGCCATGAAGCCGGCAAGGGAACCGGCAACCTGGGCAGTGGTAATACCTGGAGAAACAGCCTCTGAAGTCCGCATCATGCCATAAACAATCCAGGGTTGTCTGCCCATTTCAGCCACAATCCAGCCCAGCTGTATAGCAACATAGGGCAAAGGGATGATCCAGGGCAGAATTTTGAGCAGCCCGGGAGAATCCTCAGGCACCTTGCGCCTGAACCAGACCCAGGCTGCCAGTATGGGAAAGAGAAATCCAAGCCCAACCATGGTCCTGAAAGAGAGAAAAGTGGTCATCACAGGAGGGTGGTCGTCTCTCGGAAAATCGTTGAGTCCTTTTACTGCTGCATTGAAATCATGATAGGCCAGCAAGGACAGACCACCGGGGATTGGGAACAATTCAAGTCTGTTGCGCTGGTTCGAAGGATCAGGAATTACCAGCAGGTACTGCGGGGCCTGAGTTCTGGTCTCCCAGTGGGATTCCATGGCAGCAAGCTTTTCCGGCTGGTACTTGGCCACTGTGGCCCCGTGGGAATGTCCCTGAACAACGACAACAATGGCGAAAATCAAGGTAAAGGGTGCAGCAATGCGAAAGGATTTCTTAAAAAAGTCAACATTACTCCCTTTGGCAATGTGGTAGGCGGAAATGCCCAGCACAAAGAACCCGCTTAAAACATAAGAAGCACTGAGGACATGGATGAACTGGTGCCAGGCGAATTCATTGCTTATCAAGGCCATGAAGCTGCCCAGCTCCGCCCTTCCCTCTCCAAACACATAGCCCACAGGATTCTGCATCCAGCCGTTGGCCATAATGATCCAGAAGGCTGAGAGGTTGGCAGCCAGTGCTACCAGCCAGATGGCAGCATTGTGCATTTTAGGAGACAGTTTTTTCCAGCCAAAGATCCACACCCCAAGAAAGGTTGATTCCAGAAAAAAGGCCAGGGTAGCTTCAATGGCCAGCAAAGAACCAAAGATATCGCCAACATAGGCTGAATACCTGGACCAGTTGGTTCCGAACTGAAACTCCAGGGCAATGCCGGTTACTGCTCCAAGAGCAAAGTTGATTAAAAAAAGTTTCCCCCAGAACTTGGCCATGCGCCGGTAGGTTTCATCTCCGCTGCGGACGAATTTGAACTCCATGTAGGCCACCAGCAGAGACAGGCCAAGGGTCAGAGGCACAAAAATAAAATGGACAAAAGTAGTCATGGCAAATTGCAGCCGAGACAACAGCAAAACATCCATAAGCCTTCCCCTGTTTTAGATTGTTGAACAGAATTTATTTTTTACAGAACTCTCCCCTGGCAAGCTGTTCAAAATCAGCCTCAGCCAGGGTATCTCGAAGCCTCTGTCTTGCTTTCTGCCAGATCTGGTGCACTCCGCACAAGGGAGATCGAAGGCAGGAGTCAGGGCTCATAACGCACTCATTAAGAAAGATTTCACCGTCCACCGCTTCAACCACCTGCAGCAGGTTGATCTCATAAGGTTTTCTGGTCAGCCGGTAGCCTCCCCTGGCTCCCTGGCGAATCTGAATCAGTCCTGACTTTGCCAGGCTCTGGGCTACTTTGGCTAAATACGCATCCGGAAGTCCCATAGCCTCAATAATCTCTTTTTTGGGCACGATCCTTTCCCTGTCCTGCAAAGACAGATAAAGTACGCAGCGCACAGCATATTCTCCGGCTCTGGTCAGCATCATGGCACACAAACCCCCTTAGAGGACAAATAAGATACGATTAGTCCTAAATGAGACAAAACCTGCTGTCAATCACTTTTCTGAAAACTTCAGCCGATCAGGAAATTATGGGAAGGCAGGCCCGGGTGGACTGAGTCGTAAGCCCGGGCCAACATGGCTGGCACCGGGGTTTATGCCCGGTTTGGGGTCTTTAGCTGGTTGCGAAATAAAGGGCTTTTCCCTGCCAGGACCCTAATCAGTCTGGCCGAGCTACAGCAATATTTTTACTACCGCTTTAATCCTGACCGGACTGGCCTGGTGAAACACGATTGACAAAGGTTAAACAGAAGCCCTAGTCATTAAGGGGTATAAGCAGGATGCAAGTGGACCACCCCATGGGTGCCTTTTATTTTGCCATCAACCATAGGTAATAACGGGATAACCACAACTTCCCCTATTCTTTCATCATGGATAACCCACTGCACACCAGAACTGACCTAATATCTGAGGGCTGGGCAGTAAGGACCGGGCTAGCCATGAAACTGTCCATAAAGAACCTTGAACAGAATAATTCACCAGTCCAAAAACCCGAGTCCGGCTCCAGGCTTTATGAGTTGAATATGAAAAAATTATTATACCTGATGCTTATTATCTGCACTCTTGTTTCCCTGTCCTGCTCAGCTGCCAGGATAAGTGACCAGCAGCAATTGACTTACCTGGATCAATTGCCGCCCTTGCTGGACAGGGAGCTTTTCTTTGACGATGCCGAGGTTGATGGGGCCAGGCTGTCCCCGGATGGCAAGTCCATTATGTTTCGACAAAGATATAATGGAGTTATGAATATCTGGGTCAAAAGCATTGATGAGCCGTTTGAAAAGGCCAGGCCCATGACTGCTGACCAGCGTCCAGTGCATGGCTTCTTCTGGAGTAGAGACAGCAGGCTTATCCTTTATGTCCAGGACCAGGATGGCGATGAAAATTATAATCTGTATGCAGTAAACCCGGCTGATGAACCTGATCCAAAGACCGGCCTGCCTGAACCAAAAATAATCACAGAATACCAGGGTGTTCAGACCAGGATCTTATCGGTTCCCCGTGAAGACCAGGAGCATATTATCATTGGTATTAATGAGCGCGACCCCTCACTGCACGATGCTTATCAAGTCAATCTTCGTACTGGAAAGCGGGAGCTGGTTTTTAAAAACAAGCACAATATTACCGGCTGGACTTTTGATGATTATGGGAAATTGCGTTTTGTTTCCAGGCAGACCCCGGATGGAGGATCTGAAATCCTGCAGGTCAAGGATGATGAGCTTAAGCGGGTTTATCAGGTGGATTTTGGTGAAACCGCCAGGATCTCAAGGTTCTGCAAAGATAATGAGCGGGTCTACATGGTCACCAATAAAGGTGCTGATGTTGACCTTACCAGGCTGGTCATTTTTGAACCTGAAACCGGCCATAAAGAGCTGGTGGAAAAAGATCCTGAAGGTGAGGTCGATTTTGGCGGAGCCATTTTTTCAGATATCAGCCATGAACTGCTGGCCACAACTTATGTTGGGGATAAGGCGCGTATCTACTTTCATAATCAGCAGTTCCAAAAAGATTATGAAAAGATCAGAGCCCGGATCCCTGAAGGAGACATTCACTTCAGAGCAAGAAGTGCTGATGAAAACACATGGCTCATAGTAGTCAGTCGCGATGTTGATCCGGGCAGTGTTTATATTTTTGACCGCAAGGCCCAGGATGTTACTCTGCTTTATAGATCCAGACCTGATCTGCCTTCAGAGCATCTGGCCCATATGGAGCCTGTCAGATACAGCTCCAGGGATGGCTTGTCCATTCCTGGATATCTGACCCTGCCCAGAGGCCCTGAACCGAAAAATCTGGCCCTGGTGGTCCTGCCCCACGGCGGCCCCTGGGTCCGGGATACCTGGGGCTATGATCCCCAGGTCCAGTTTCTGGCCAATCGGGGCTATGCTGTTTTGCAGCCCAATTTCAGAGGGTCTTCAGGTTTTGGCAAGTCCTTTTTGAATTCCGGCAACCAGCAATGGGGCACTGGCTACATGCAACATGACATAACAGATGGAGTCAAATACCTGATTGACAAGGGTCTGGTCGATCCTCAGCGGGTTGGTATTTATGGGACTTCATATGGCGGCTTTGCCGCACTGTCCGGCCTGGCTTTTACCCCGGATCTTTACCAGGCAGGCATCTCCAATGTTGGGCCTTCCAATATCATTACTCTGATTGAGTCGGTTCCGCCCTACTGGCTTCCAGCCATCAAATCATTCCACTTACGGGTAGGAGACCCGGATGATCCTGAAGACCGGGCCAGGCTTAAAAACCAGTCTCCATTATTTTCCGCTGCCCAGATTAAGGCTCCCCTGCTTGTAGTACAGGGCGCCAATGATCCCCGGGTCATTCAGCGTGAATCAGATCAGATTGTGGATGTTTTGCGGGAAAAAGGCAGGCAGGTATACTATCTGGTGGCTCCGGATGAAGGACACGGTTTTACTGCCAGGGAGAACAGACTGGCGTTTTTTGTTAAAATGGAACGCTTTTTTGCCCAGCATCTTGGCGGGCGATATCAGAAAGGAGTTGCTTCAGATATCCAGCAGCGGCTAAAGGAGATCACGGTTTATCCTGAATGAATCTCTGGTCTTTTTTGATCAGCCCTATCCATGCTGGTTACCAAAACTCAACTTGAGCCGGTCATGGCCAGCACCTTAACCGGCCCCATCAATTGGGCCATACCTGCCTCAGCCTTTGAAAAAAGACCGCCATGCTTTGCGCCCAGGCTTAGCCCTGCCTGAATCATCCACCTCTCTTGGGCCAGCCTTGAAAATGACTGACAAGACCAGGCCATGGCCAACACCTTGACCAGACCCGTCTTGGTCCAGCCAATGGAGGAAGCCTGACCACTGCAAACAAAGTTGGCTTGACTTCTCCACCCCGGACCAATTAATGGCAGCAGATGGTCATAAAATGCTCTTAACCATGCCAATCCAGTCAAGCATCATCCCTTGGCCTGACATTTGCTATATGAACCATATCAGTTTGTCTTTGCAAACACACCCAGCCCCAAGAAACTTTTCAAACCAACTGATAAATGGAGATGATATGAAAAAGATTACCGCCACCTTCCTTGGCAACGTCCTGATCCTGCTCTTCTGCTGTTCCCTTGCCTTTGCCCAGACACTGCCCCTTCAAGAAGCATACAATGCCTGCCTCCAGAACTGTTCAATGAACGCTGATGACTGCAAGCAATGCTGCGACCATTATTTTAATCCTGTCACCAAAGAATGTCAGGCCAGATTTCTGAGTTGTCTGGACACTACCAACCATGATGCCGGAGTTTGTGCCTTTCGCCTCCAAAACTGCGGCGCAAAAACCAGCTACAGCTGCCCCTGACAACATCCAGATTGATCCGGTCCTGGCTGTTCTTTTTCAGCTCCGGCCAGGTTTTCTTACCCTGATCAAAAATAATCCCCAAAAAAGGCCTGCATCTGTCTAGATGCAGGCCTTTTGAACCTCATGACACCTGAGGACAAGATTGATCTGAAGTGGTCCCCATGTACCGGACAGTTAGGCAGCATTTAAGGGCCGAATCCTTGCCACTTCGGATTTAAGAGCCTGGTTAGCTTCCCACAGATCAACCGCCAGTTGAGCATTAAGCCAAAATTCTGCTGAATTTCCAAACAACCGGCCAAGCCGGATAGCCATTTGAGGACTGACAGCTCTCCGTTCCCGTATAAGTTCATTAATCGACTGACGTGAAACCCCCATCGCTTTGGCCAGTGCAGAAACACTCAACTCATAATCAGGCATGAAATCTTCACGTAGCATTTCACCTGGGTGAGAAGGTCGGCGTTTTATTCCAGTATTGTTGATAGCCATGGCCTTACCTCCTTTTAATGGTAATCGCATACCTCTACATCATATGCGTCACCACCTTTAAACCGGAAACAGATACGCCACTGATCATTAATAGCAATGCAATGCTGCCCTTCACGGTCATCTGTAAGTTTGTGCAACCTGTTTCCAGGTGGAACCTTGAGATCATCAAGA from the Desulfonatronovibrio hydrogenovorans DSM 9292 genome contains:
- a CDS encoding HigA family addiction module antitoxin gives rise to the protein MAINNTGIKRRPSHPGEMLREDFMPDYELSVSALAKAMGVSRQSINELIRERRAVSPQMAIRLGRLFGNSAEFWLNAQLAVDLWEANQALKSEVARIRPLNAA
- a CDS encoding type II toxin-antitoxin system RelE/ParE family toxin, with the translated sequence MIKTFANKLTKSLYETGKSKKLPPDIQRRASRKLEYVNLAICLDDLKVPPGNRLHKLTDDREGQHCIAINDQWRICFRFKGGDAYDVEVCDYH